A part of Solibacillus sp. FSL H8-0538 genomic DNA contains:
- a CDS encoding ABC transporter substrate-binding protein: MKKFWQLGLSAILAVLMLVGCSGDTAEDSLQVEETSEIEDVAQAFPVTVTDAQGTDITIEQAPKKIISLIPSNTEILFSLGLDEQIIGVNDYDNFPEAVTEKERVGGIEFNLEQIIALQPDIVFAHESGLYVMGEGIAQLEAAGVKVFVVKDAVDFDETYETIEQIGLLTGKSQEATKIIADIKTKLTNIEEKVAGLEAKSVFVVVGTDPDIYAAGTGTFIDEMLQIIGVKNAVETDGWPMYSSEQFVASNPNTIIVTYENDIESINTNEAYAIMDAVKNGKVILVDGDTTSRQGPRLAEGVESIAKAVYPEAFGE; encoded by the coding sequence ATGAAGAAGTTTTGGCAATTAGGGTTAAGCGCAATATTAGCGGTATTGATGTTAGTTGGATGTAGCGGTGATACAGCAGAAGATTCCTTGCAAGTTGAAGAAACATCTGAAATAGAAGATGTAGCGCAAGCATTCCCAGTAACTGTAACTGATGCACAAGGGACCGACATAACGATTGAACAAGCACCAAAGAAAATTATTTCGTTAATCCCGTCGAATACAGAAATTTTATTTAGTTTAGGATTAGATGAACAAATTATTGGTGTGAATGACTATGATAATTTTCCAGAGGCAGTTACAGAGAAAGAGCGCGTTGGTGGTATAGAATTTAATTTAGAGCAAATTATTGCATTGCAACCAGACATCGTGTTCGCGCATGAATCAGGTTTATATGTAATGGGTGAAGGGATTGCACAGCTTGAAGCAGCAGGTGTAAAAGTATTTGTAGTGAAAGATGCTGTTGATTTTGATGAAACATATGAAACGATTGAGCAAATCGGTTTATTAACAGGTAAGTCACAGGAAGCGACAAAAATTATTGCGGATATTAAAACAAAGCTGACAAATATTGAAGAGAAGGTAGCTGGGCTAGAAGCTAAATCAGTGTTTGTTGTAGTAGGGACAGACCCGGATATTTATGCGGCGGGTACAGGTACGTTTATCGATGAAATGCTACAAATAATCGGTGTTAAAAATGCAGTGGAGACAGACGGTTGGCCGATGTATAGCTCAGAGCAATTTGTTGCAAGTAACCCAAATACAATTATTGTGACATATGAAAATGATATTGAATCAATTAACACAAATGAAGCCTATGCGATAATGGATGCGGTAAAAAACGGGAAGGTTATATTAGTTGATGGTGATACAACAAGCAGACAAGGTCCACGTTTAGCTGAAGGTGTCGAATCGATTGCGAAGGCAGTTTACCCAGAGGCTTTCGGTGAATAA
- a CDS encoding FecCD family ABC transporter permease — MNKKYFISYSCSLAVLLMSIWFGISFGSVDVPLSTLWDKETDPVAYSILWKIRMPRVVLSVLVGASLAIAGAAFQGLLKNPLADPYTLGISSGASVGAVTTIFFGISIPILGTFTLPVFSMIGAVLTIVCVMSFARVVDRTMKMETLILTGIIFSSFLGSCISLMVALTGEQLREIIGWLLGSVSMRGWPYVKMILPFVIIGTIIIWFNRRELNAMVYGEERAQYLGVNVKRSKYMILAGGSMLTGASVAVSGTIGFVGLVVPHMVRMICGADHRHLLLLSLLNGASLLVICDLVSRTIIAPTELPIGVITAFIGAPVFAYIFFKQRTKGG, encoded by the coding sequence GTGAATAAAAAGTATTTCATCTCGTATAGTTGCTCCCTTGCTGTATTGCTGATGAGCATCTGGTTTGGAATTTCATTTGGGTCGGTTGATGTTCCGCTCTCAACGTTATGGGATAAGGAAACAGATCCGGTTGCCTACAGTATTTTATGGAAAATCCGTATGCCGCGAGTCGTACTATCCGTATTAGTCGGCGCATCACTTGCGATTGCAGGAGCAGCATTCCAAGGATTATTAAAAAACCCACTCGCTGATCCATATACATTAGGGATTTCATCAGGTGCATCAGTTGGAGCGGTCACAACAATCTTTTTTGGTATTTCAATACCGATTTTAGGCACCTTTACTTTACCAGTTTTCAGCATGATTGGAGCTGTTTTAACGATTGTTTGTGTGATGAGCTTTGCGCGTGTAGTGGATCGTACGATGAAAATGGAAACGCTAATTTTAACGGGGATCATTTTTAGTTCATTTTTAGGGTCGTGTATTTCGCTCATGGTCGCATTAACAGGTGAGCAACTGCGGGAAATTATAGGCTGGTTACTTGGAAGCGTGTCGATGCGCGGCTGGCCATATGTGAAAATGATTTTACCGTTCGTCATTATTGGGACGATTATTATTTGGTTTAATCGTCGTGAATTAAATGCGATGGTTTACGGTGAGGAACGTGCACAGTATTTAGGTGTTAACGTTAAACGGAGTAAATATATGATCTTAGCAGGTGGCTCGATGCTGACAGGAGCTTCCGTTGCTGTATCGGGAACAATCGGCTTCGTCGGCTTAGTTGTTCCTCATATGGTACGTATGATTTGTGGTGCGGATCATCGACATTTATTACTGCTGTCGTTACTCAATGGAGCGAGTTTACTCGTCATTTGTGATTTAGTATCACGTACAATTATTGCACCAACTGAGTTACCAATTGGTGTTATTACAGCATTTATCGGGGCTCCCGTATTTGCTTATATCTTTTTTAAACAGCGTACAAAGGGGGGCTAA
- a CDS encoding adenosylcobinamide amidohydrolase: protein MLKVQNISGGYSSTPIIHNVSFEVGKGKVLGILGPNGSGKSTLLKIVSGIITPTTGNVFIDGQEMQSYSVKQLAKKMAVLPQLHANTFSNSVRDAVSLGRYPHQTGFFSTWSEQDEQAVQTAMEQTGVTKYEHTFLEFLSGGEQQRVFIAQALAQNSSILLLDEPTNHLDIAHQKQILDMIRKEVVECGLTVVSIFHDINLASLYCDELLLMENGQVKAFGMPHEVILQEQIASVYDARVATYPHPEMPKPQITILPASEQQRKFAHITKEDFIITKDYIQLLADAPLKVVSSAVHNAGMGWYENIINRSISPYYNIEHVKEETLDFLKARNFAPTNTVVMMTAVSTETVALGTFKGHSCEIVVMVTAGVGNGVDVTRTFERNDEAYIGTINTWVIINGKLSDEAFFQAMITATEAKTKALLQEKIQDPHTGTIATGTATDSLLVAATQSGEEMPYAGPITEIGKLIGRGVFETTVQAIQNYKANK, encoded by the coding sequence TTGCTAAAGGTACAAAATATTTCAGGTGGCTATAGCTCAACCCCAATCATACACAATGTTTCGTTTGAAGTCGGAAAAGGGAAAGTGCTCGGTATATTAGGGCCAAATGGTAGTGGGAAATCAACGCTACTAAAAATTGTGAGTGGCATTATTACACCAACGACAGGCAATGTCTTCATTGATGGGCAAGAAATGCAAAGCTATTCAGTAAAGCAGCTTGCGAAGAAGATGGCAGTTTTACCACAGCTCCATGCGAATACATTTTCAAACTCTGTACGTGACGCGGTATCTCTTGGGCGTTATCCTCATCAAACAGGCTTTTTCTCAACGTGGTCCGAACAGGATGAGCAGGCTGTACAAACGGCAATGGAACAAACGGGTGTAACAAAATATGAACATACGTTTTTAGAGTTTTTGTCGGGAGGCGAGCAGCAGCGCGTGTTTATTGCACAGGCGCTAGCGCAAAATTCCTCTATATTATTATTAGATGAGCCAACGAATCATTTAGATATTGCCCATCAAAAGCAAATTCTCGATATGATTCGTAAAGAAGTAGTAGAATGTGGCTTAACGGTCGTGTCTATATTTCACGACATAAATTTAGCTTCTCTGTACTGTGATGAGCTTTTGTTAATGGAAAATGGGCAAGTGAAGGCGTTCGGCATGCCACATGAAGTGATTTTGCAGGAACAAATTGCCTCCGTATATGATGCACGTGTTGCTACATATCCACATCCGGAAATGCCAAAGCCTCAAATTACAATACTCCCAGCGAGTGAGCAGCAGCGAAAATTCGCTCATATTACAAAAGAAGACTTTATTATAACCAAAGATTATATTCAATTACTTGCCGACGCACCTTTAAAGGTTGTATCGTCAGCTGTACATAATGCAGGCATGGGCTGGTATGAAAATATTATAAATCGTTCCATTTCACCATACTATAATATTGAGCATGTTAAAGAGGAGACATTAGACTTTTTAAAGGCACGCAATTTTGCACCGACGAATACAGTTGTAATGATGACAGCTGTTTCAACAGAGACTGTTGCTCTTGGAACATTTAAAGGGCATAGCTGTGAGATTGTTGTTATGGTAACAGCTGGCGTTGGCAACGGAGTGGATGTGACTCGGACGTTTGAGCGCAATGATGAAGCTTATATTGGTACGATTAATACGTGGGTGATCATAAATGGGAAACTGTCCGATGAAGCGTTTTTCCAGGCGATGATTACTGCCACCGAAGCGAAAACAAAGGCGCTTTTACAGGAAAAGATTCAAGATCCCCATACTGGCACAATTGCAACCGGAACAGCGACGGATAGTTTACTCGTTGCAGCAACGCAAAGTGGTGAGGAAATGCCATATGCAGGTCCTATTACTGAAATTGGAAAGTTAATCGGCCGAGGTGTTTTTGAAACGACGGTACAGGCAATACAAAATTATAAGGCGAATAAATAA
- a CDS encoding cob(I)yrinic acid a,c-diamide adenosyltransferase — MKLYTKTGDTGKTSIIGGRVDKDHLRVEAYGTIDELNSFIGKAITELDQTIFADVIKDLVTIQHELFDGGGDLANVMKERKYKLTEAPIDVLEQRIDVLSDEAPPLQKFILPGGSPAAATLHIARTIARRAERKTVTLMKSEEDLPVVVQKYLNRLSDYLFAAARVVNFRLKVADVEYERSANVFK; from the coding sequence ATGAAACTTTATACGAAAACGGGCGATACGGGAAAAACGAGCATTATTGGTGGACGTGTAGACAAAGACCATTTACGAGTAGAGGCTTACGGGACAATTGATGAATTAAATTCATTTATTGGCAAGGCAATTACTGAGTTAGACCAAACTATTTTTGCAGACGTAATAAAAGATTTAGTGACGATTCAACATGAATTATTTGATGGCGGCGGCGATTTAGCCAATGTGATGAAGGAACGCAAATACAAATTAACGGAAGCGCCGATTGACGTACTTGAGCAGCGTATTGATGTGCTGTCAGATGAGGCACCACCCCTGCAAAAATTCATTTTACCTGGCGGGTCACCTGCTGCTGCAACATTGCATATCGCCCGTACAATTGCGCGCCGTGCAGAACGTAAAACGGTAACTTTAATGAAGTCTGAAGAGGATTTACCAGTAGTAGTACAAAAATATTTAAATCGTTTATCGGATTATTTATTCGCTGCAGCACGCGTAGTAAATTTCCGCTTGAAAGTTGCAGATGTAGAATATGAACGCAGTGCAAATGTATTTAAATAA